From the genome of Myripristis murdjan chromosome 22, fMyrMur1.1, whole genome shotgun sequence, one region includes:
- the LOC115354476 gene encoding piggyBac transposable element-derived protein 4-like, producing MEPGLTVSLDHVYADYEVELEDTEPQSEIDEPVSEEEDDVEYQPEDSDSDTDTSDQSDEEATGAEAAPAAAAAAAETFSSKCGSICWSSVPPDVQGGAAPANVIKMTPGITRFAVTRVSDIKSCFDLFLPWPIKKIIIDMTNLEGKRVHKDTWHDIDVAHLDAFIGIALLAGVYRSSNEATESLWDASTGRNIFRATMSLQSFRNLTTAIRFDERDARVRSDKLAPIRDVWEKWVQRLPLMFNPGPEVTVDERLLHFRGKCPFRQYMPSKPGKYGIKIWAACDARTSYAWNLQIYTGKDASGIPEKKQGKRIVLDMATGLQGHNITCDNFFTSYELGQELLTRELTMVGTVRKTKLELPAEMLEMKDRDPLSSKFVFTDTTTLVSYCPRKGRNVMLMSTRHKDAAVSSEKDKKPIIILDYNKNKGGVDTLDKLTATYTCQRMTRRWSMVVFYNILDVSAYNAFVLWTHINEGWNSKKGYKRRLFLEELGGSLVKAYIERRGRVPREPGAAALVRQIQNPLSPPSTPTRRGLVPASPTASPSSKSTTAAAATTPEKLPDSKRKRCQNKQLRRAS from the coding sequence ATGGAACCAGGACTTACTGTATCCCTGGATCATGTCTATGCTGACTATGAGGTAGAGCTAGAGGACACAGAGCCTCAAAGCGAAATTGATGAGCCAGTTTCTGAGGAGGAAGACGACGTGGAATATCAACCAgaagactcagactcagacacagacacatctgATCAGTCTGATGAGGAGGCCACCGGTGCTGAAGCCGctcccgctgctgctgctgctgctgctgaaacatTCAGTTCCAAATGTGGCAGCATCTGTTGGAGCTCAGTACCTCCTGACGTGCAAGGCGGCGCAGCTCCTGCAAACGTCATCAAAATGACCCCTGGGATCACAAGGTTTGCTGTGACGAGAGTAAGTGACATCAAGTCAtgttttgatctgtttttgccatggccaataaaaaaaatcatcattgaTATGACAAACCTTGAAGGAAAAAGAGTCCACAAAGACACGTGGCATGACATTGATGTGGCACACCTGGATGCCTTCATTGGTATTGCTCTTCTTGCTGGAGTGTACAGATCCAGCAATGAGGCCACAGAGAGTCTCTGGGATGCGTCGACAGGCAGGAATATTTTCCGGGCAACAATGTCACTTCAGTCCTTTCGAAACCTAACAACAGCCATCAGGTTTGATGAGAGAGACGCCAGAGTAAGATCTGACAAGCTTGCTCCCATCAGGGATGTCTGGGAGAAATGGGTGCAGCGCCTTCCACTGATGTTCAACCCAGGGCCAGAAGTCACAGTAGATGAACGTTTACTCCATTTCCGTGGAAAATGCCCCTTCCGGCAATACATGCCCAGTAAGCCAGGCAAATATGGCATAAAAATCTGGGCAGCCTGTGATGCAAGAACCAGTTATGCATGGAATCTGCAGATTTACACAGGCAAAGATGCAAGTGGCatccctgaaaaaaaacaaggaaaacgtATAGTCCTCGATATGGCTACTGGACTGCAGGGTCACAACATCACTTGTGACAATTTTTTTACCAGCTATGAACTTGGACAAGAACTTCTCACAAGGGAACTCACCATGGTGGGCACAGTAAGAAAAACCAAACTTGAGCTGCCCGCTGAAATGTTGGAGATGAAGGACAGGGATCCACTTTCctcaaagtttgtttttacagacaCCACCACACTTGTTTCCTACTGTCCAAGAAAAGGCCGAAATGTGATGCTGATGTCCACTCGTCACAAAGATGCAGCTGTGTcatcagaaaaagacaaaaagcccATAATCATCCTGgactacaacaaaaacaaaggaggagTGGACACCCTGGACAAGCTGACTGCCACCTACACTTGCCAGCGAATGACCAGGAGATGGTCAATGGTTGTGTTTTACAACATCCTCGATGTGTCTGCATACAACGCATTTGTGTTGTGGACCCACATTAACGAAGGGTGGAACTCAAAAAAAGGGTACAAGCGGAGATTGTTTCTTGAGGAGCTAGGAGGCTCACTTGTCAAGGCGTACATTGAGCGAAGGGGACGGGTGCCCCGAGAGCCAGGCGCTGCAGCCTTGGTCAGACAGATACAGAACCCACTGAGCCCTCCATCCACGCCAACACGAAGGGGATTAGTGCCAGCGTCCCCCACAGCCAGCCCTTCCTCAAAATCaaccacagcagctgcagccacaacCCCAGAGAAACTACCTGACTCTAAAAGGAAGAGGTGTCAG
- the LOC115354477 gene encoding piggyBac transposable element-derived protein 4-like, which yields MEPGFTVSLDDVYTEYEVELEDTQPQSDIDEPVSEEEDEVEYQPEDSDSDTDTDTSDQSDDEATVPPDVQGGAAPANVIKMTPGITRFAMTRVSDIKSCFDLFLPWSIKKIIIDMTNLEGKRVHKDTWHDIDVAHLDAYIGIVLLAGVYRSSNEATESLWDASTGRNIFRATMSLHSFRNLTTAIRFDKRDVSARSDKLAPIRNVWEKWVQRLPLMFNPGPEVTVDERLLPFRGKCPFRQYMPSKPGKYGIKIWAACDARTSYAWNLQIYTGKDASGIPEKKQGKRIVLDMATGLQGHNITCDNFFTSYELGQELLRRKLTMVGTVRKTKPDLPAEMLEMNDRDPLSSKFVFTDTTTLVSYCPRKGRNVMLMSTRHKDAAVSSEKDKKPIIILDYNKNKGGVDTLDKLTGTYTCQRMTRRWSMVVFYNILDVSAYNALVLWTHIHQEWNANKKNKRRLFLEELGGSLVKAHIERREYTPRDPGAAALVRQIQNPQSPPSTPTRRGLVPASPTASPSSKSTTAAAATTSKKLPEPKRKRCQVCPSSTDRKSSKVCFKCKRYLCHEHIRSIHYCDDCT from the exons ATGGAACCAGGATTTACTGTATCCCTGGATGATGTCTATACTGAATATGAGGTAGAGCTAGAGGACACACAGCCGCAAAGCGATATTGATGAGCCAGTTtctgaggaggaagacgaggtgGAATATCAACCAGAAGACTCAGACtcagatacagacacagacacatctgATCAGTCTGATGACGAGGCCACCG TACCTCCTGACGTGCAAGGCGGTGCAGCTCCTGCAAACGTCATCAAAATGACCCCTGGGATCACAAGGTTTGCTATGACGAGAGTAAGTGACATCAAGTCAtgttttgatctgtttttgccatggtcaataaaaaaaatcatcattgaTATGACAAACCTTGAAGGAAAAAGAGTCCACAAAGACACGTGGCATGACATTGATGTGGCACACCTGGATGCCTACATTGGTATTGTTCTTCTTGCTGGAGTGTACAGATCCAGCAATGAGGCCACAGAGAGTCTCTGGGACGCGTCGACAGGCAGGAATATTTTCCGGGCAACAATGTCACTTCACTCCTTTCGAAACCTAACAACAGCCATCAGGTTTGACAAGAGAGACGTCAGCGCAAGATCTGACAAGCTTGCTCCCATCAGGAATGTCTGGGAGAAATGGGTGCAGCGCCTTCCACTGATGTTCAACCCAGGGCCAGAGGTCACAGTAGATGAACGTTTACTCCCTTTCCGTGGAAAATGCCCCTTCCGACAATACATGCCCAGTAAGCCAGGCAAATACGGCATAAAAATCTGGGCAGCCTGTGATGCAAGAACCAGTTATGCATGGAATCTGCAGATTTACACAGGCAAAGATGCAAGCGGCatccctgaaaaaaaacaaggaaaacgtATAGTCCTCGATATGGCTACTGGACTGCAGGGTCACAACATCACTTGTGACAATTTTTTTACCAGCTATGAACTTGGACAAGAACTTCTCAGGAGGAAACTCACCATGGTGGGCACAGTAAGAAAAACCAAACCTGATCTACCCGCTGAAATGTTGGAGATGAATGACAGGGATCCACTTTCctcaaagtttgtttttacagacaCCACCACACTTGTTTCCTACTGTCCAAGAAAAGGCCGAAATGTGATGCTGATGTCCACTCGTCACAAAGATGCAGCTGTGTcatcagaaaaagacaaaaagcccATAATCATCCTGgactacaacaaaaacaaaggaggagTGGACACCCTGGACAAGCTGACTGGCACCTACACTTGCCAGCGAATGACCAGGAGATGGTCAATGGTTGTGTTTTACAACATCCTCGATGTGTCTGCATACAACGCATTAGTGTTGTGGACCCACATTCATCAAGAGTGGAacgcaaacaaaaaaaacaagcggAGATTGTTTCTTGAGGAGCTAGGAGGCTCACTTGTCAAGGCGCACATTGAGCGAAGGGAATATACGCCCCGAGACCCAGGCGCTGCAGCCTTGGTCAGACAGATACAGAACCCACAGAGCCCTCCATCCACGCCAACACGAAGGGGATTAGTGCCAGCGTCCCCCACAGCCAGCCCCTCCTCAAAATCaaccacagcagctgcagccacaacCTCAAAGAAACTACCTGAGCCTAAAAGGAAGAGGTGTCAGGTCTGCCCTAGCAGTACAGACAGAAAGTCAAGCAAAGTGTGCTTCAAATGCAAAAGATATCTCTGCCATGAACACATTCGCAGTATCCATTATTGCGACGACTGCACCtaa